tttttttttccatttttttttcttatggaACTCTTCTTATAATGAGTGATCAAACTTGTTGGGTGATGGGAGGCAGTTCTTTTAAGCGTGTGTTAATGCCACGGCCGTGCAAGCCTCACGTAATTAAGTATCACGCCTGCAACTACTATGGTGCTTAGTACTTGGCCTTCATGCAAGTCTGGCAGCTTTACACACTAACCTACCAGCATAACCTTTATGCGTCTGACACGCTGGAGTGATCATTCCAACTGTGCACACTGGATCCATTTAATTTAGCACGCAAGATCCAACTACGAGCATGTTATTATGGCACTGTAATAACACACGTCTTCTCAAAAGTCGAGCTTGCTCGATCATTCTGGTCTTGAAGAAGCTAAGCAAGCAATGAACAGATCAACAGAGTATCCAGTCATGGCCGCCGGTGCAAAAGAACGTGTTCAGCCACAAGACCACAACTGATGCACGTACAATTATGCGGTTCCGTTTTTCCTATACAGTACGCAGTCGATCGAGCATTCATTTCTGCTACAAGCCTCAACTGAATTGTGCTGTGGGACAAACGCgatcattaattaattaaaccaGAGCCAATCCGGAAGCTGTTGTGTCCGGGCGATCGAGTCGACAAGATCATCAATTGGTCGATCAAGATATGGAGCGAAGAAGCGCAAGATCAGCTGGCCGGGTGCGCGGCGCGCGTAAATCTAGGGGCGCACACGGCATACTTGCATGTGTTTACAGCTTGGCATGCATCAGCTGCTAGCCCGCCATCGGGCCCACGAGTTCGATGGCCGCTGACAGGTCACGCCTGCTGCATCATACACGCCCAACTTATGGAAACAACAGCAACCCAAATTTAAAGATGAGAAGCATCATCGTCTCAATAACCATGAATCATCAGAACTCGGTCAGGTTGTCGCTGGGTGCCCGTTACCCATTATCTTGTCCATACCCATTCGTTTGGGTCGGTAAGGGTAAAGAAAAAATTCACTACTAGATATTCTCATATTGCCGACGCTGATTATTAATACCTGACGTAGCGTCGGCTAATACAGTAATACCCGACGGTGTAAGTAATTGCTGATGGTTCGGTAGAACCGGTCGGGTATGTCAATGAATAACCAACGGTGATACAACATACCCGACGGTGAAAAACAACGCTCGGGTATCAAATGTAATGGCTTACGGTGAATAATAATAGTCGACGGTTTGGCTTTGACCCACAATTATTCACGTTACATAGCTGACGGTGAATACACATTGCCGACGGTTCATTTAAAACTCTCGGCTATAAGTTACAATAACCGACGGTCAATAGCCAACTCTCGGTTATGAGTTCGTATACCCGACGGGTTTAGTAATAGCCGACCGTTGACGTTTACGCTCAATCGTACATATAGCCGACGATTCACTGCAACCGTCAACTATATGGATATTTGACGGTGCTTTGACCCACGACCATTATTTAATATGCCGGTGGTGTAAGAAATCATCTAGCCATACCTATTTGAGACGAATGGTGTCCTCGGATATGACTTGTGGGCATCAAGGGGAAAATAACCTAGTTGATGAGTCTTTTTAGGAGAAAAATTGCaatgcaaaaatatatttggcCTTGTGTCAGTATATTAATTTGTTCGATCACATGGACTCAACCATCAAGATAGCTTAGAATGGAGACATTAATGTCTCTATCGGTGTAGAGGAGGCACAAGATATAATTGAGTTTACTGTGGATATGGTTATATGTATCGTCCATATAGCGGTTGAGGTTAAATATACATATCTAAAAATCCCATAAATGGTATTATGGAAGTGAGTCCTTTGGAACGGCGCGTCTCTGCCAACATGAAACATTAAAATTATCCATATTGACAGCTTTTGCTCGTACTGGTTGAGTCTAGCTCCCTTCCCGTATGTATCGCATGGACAAAGATGTCAaaaatatttaacttgtaatGCTGCCTAGTAATAATTAAAACACATAATATGATAGGCCGTCAAAAGAAATCCTGGGGGGTTACCGATGCCCGACAGTGCAAAACCTCTCGGATATATATAGGCCGACCGGAACTTTGGACTGTCAGCTATCTTACAAACTGAAGGGGCTGGACTCCACTCAACTATAAGTATCCCCGACGGCATGTGCGTACCCTCGGCGATTATACTAATTGACGGGACACATACCGTCGACTATTAAACATGTTGACGGTGAAAAATAACCGTTGGCCAATACATATTCGACGGGACACGGTCGGCTATCAGAGTCACATGACCGAGCGGCCAGCCGTCAGATAATTACCGCAGGTAAATACAATACCCGACTGTACCGTCGGCTATTACAGTCATGGCTGACGCCGCATAGCCGACGGGGGATAGCCGACGGTTCACCGTCGGTTAAACTGTTGGCCGACAGTGATCGAAAATAGCCGACGGTGATTTACCCCTCGGCTAAAATGTGATATCTAGTAGTGATTGTCCATACAAAATGAGGAGGGTATGGGTATTATCCAGAGCAACCTTCTTCGCCTTCGACTTCTCCGCCCGCATCGACCCCTACGCGCTCAACTAccgcgtcctcgccgtcgacgcGCTCTCCAAGCTCGTCGTAGCGCTCGCCCTCACCCGAACCCTTCCTGGATCTCCTCGTCGCCCTCCTGATTGCCTCGTGCCGCCagcctcccctcctcctccacggcgcGGGACGGCTCAAGGGAGAGagggctcctcctcccgtcctcctcgccggcgccgcgctctCCCGCCTCCCCGGCGACaccctctccctcctcaccGGCGTGGGAAGGCATCAGtctgggccgccgccgccgccgttgctggATCGAAGATTATTTGTTTTGagtatttccttttttctttgatttgcACCTGAGATTTGGATTACTTGTTCTTTGATGTATGGGTAATGTGGGTAATGGGTAAATTTCGGGGAGGGTAGAAATGGGGATTTCATTGTTTGGGTATGGGGAGGGCAAATCATGGGTTGATCCAAACCCTGGCCAACGGCATCCCGAGAACTCGGTCCACCTGCCGTATTGATCGATGGTGATGTTACCACTCCTGGCTTCTCCATGGTTCTGACTTCTGAGAAATTCGCTGGAGCAACTTATATGCATGTCCTACACCACTAATGCAGTAGTCTTGCATGGTCATGTGCTGCTAATCTGTGCACTAGGAGACTCGCTATCGATGCGCGCATTATAGCCACATCACGCATCGTTGGCGAACATGCTGttgcatgcatacatgcatgaccGATTGACCGTTCGGATAGAGTGCGCGTGCATGTTCTAGTTAAATTagaaactattttttttgaaggtgTAGTTAAATTAGAAACTTAATCGGTCTGATCGACAGACAGCTTAATTTTGATAACGACGGACGGAAAGGTATACAATTTTTTGGAGCAAATAGAATTGCGGATTTGTTCTGTGGAAGTTTAACTTGAACTAAGCTTACAATGATGGAGATTAATTGAAAGCGAGATCATGGAGCTGAGTTGTGCCATATTGGATACATGGCACGCTGTGGGACGTGGTCTCGAGATGGAACTTTCTGACGAAAGAGATGAGTTTAGACGGCGTTGGACGGTGAATGGCTCTTTCTTGGCGAAGTCAGCCAGCTAAATGCAAGTTCTTTTTGTGGCTCGCGTGTAAGGAAAGGTGTTGGACTGCGAACAGGCTTCAGAGGAGATGAATGGATCACCCGCCGGCTCGCCCATTGTGCGATCATCTGCCGGAGGACATTGGCCATTTGCTTCTGGGCTGTGTATTTGCGAGGGAGGTCTGGGCTCGCTTCCTCCGACGGTGGAACTATCTTCAATTCATGCCGGTGCAGGACGTTGGACTGGGTGACTGGTGGTCGATTGTCTCGCTGCCAAACAAGGAAAGGAAGGAATTCGCGTCTCAAGCAACGCCAATTTGCTGGACAATTTGGAAGCAAGGAATGGAGTGGTCTTCGATGGAGCTACTGCTAGTGTTGCAAGCATTGTGAGTGTGACTGCCATCATTGCCGAAAGTAGAAGTTAGTTCTCGGCGAGGATATTGAGAGGTACCATTAGCGAGATTACGGTGGGTATGGACTTTTCCGTGGCGTGATACGGGCAAATTGTATTCTAATACGGTATGTACTCACTGCTTGACAGTTTTGTCCTTTAAATGATGATACATCTGCCGGGATGtattctataaaaaaaaaacttgtgcaACCAGAGACGAGAAACGAGAGATGGTATGTGTTATGGAGTTCATGCCTTCTTGGCAGTTGGCACCAACGTTCGCTAGATGCTTGTTTGGTCTCGGATGATCAAACAAAAGTGAGCGGCGTATTTGTTTAGGGCTTAGGCTGTTTAGGCACAAGCTAACCAAGGAGCAATGTATCATCCCCACGACCCACATGCAAGTCGTACTAGCGTACAATTCCGTCCACCAAATCAAATCCCCTCCCTAACCAGCCCTTTTTGACGGTTTGCTCAGCACAAAGCATGTCGATCGCCACGCACGCTAAAAGCCAGACCCCAAACCTCCAGGACCCAACCATGGTTTACATATAACCCCCATGCGCAGCACCCAAACACCAGTAACACTTGTTTTCGCATTTTCGTGGGCTGATCGAGAGCGCGTGCCATTGCGCCAATGGAGCCCTGCGCGTTCGTCCGCCTCACCGTGGACCAGCTCCTCCTGAAGCTCCCCTCCGTGCCGCGCCCCAACTCGGCAGCCGCCGGCGTGCATCCCTCCACCTCCCCTTGCTTCTGCACGCTCCACCTCCACGACCacccttcctccctctcccgcaccgccccgctgcccctcgcctccgcctgcGCTGCTAACCGCGTCCCGGGCGCCGACCCCGTCGTGGCGCTCAGCCTCGACGCGGCCGCGGTGCAGAGGCTCTCGGCCCGCCCCGCGGAGCTCGTCGTGACCGTGCACGCGGGCCAGGCGGGGGgcagcgccgcggcggccgggtgCGGCATGATGGGCGCCGGGCGCGCGCTGGGGCGCGTGCGCGTGCccgtcgacgtggcgcgcgccgcggcgggggAGACCGTGGTGGCGCGGGACGGGTGGGTGGACGTCGGGAAGAAGCAGCAgagctcggcgtcggcgtcgcacgGGCGCGCGCAGATCCACATGGTGGTGCGCGCCGAGCCCGACCCGCGGTACGTGTTCCAGTTCGGGGGCGAGCCGGAGTGCGGGCCCGTGGTGTACCAGGTGcccggaggaggcgccggagccgggcagcggcagcccgTGTTCACCTGCCGCTTCAGCGCCGGCCGGAGGGCAGACAGGACCAGGTTGGTGGTAGCTCTCTCTGGTTTGCATTTTGCAGTACAGCTACACGGTTACCATATGCAAGCTTGCATCCTTCGTTTAGTTGCTAAGCTACACGTTTTGATTCTAAGTGAGGGTACAAATAATTAGCATGTGTATAAATGGCAATGTGACAGTATGATATGCTGTCCcttcccttaaaaaaaatgcttggctgtgtgcatcggaACAACGATGCAGTGGCCGGGAGAACcccttttcaaaaagaaaaagaaaaatgctgTGCCTGCTTCAGCTCATGCATCCTAACATCTCAAGACTCCAGGTTTTGTGAAGTTCCAAACctggctatatatatatatatttttttttttgcgaagacaAACCTGGCTATATTCCCGTAGGGGTTTTACACCAACTCAATGAGAATTTTGCGAAGTTCAAAACTGAGATGTTCGCAAATGCTATACTTAAGAGCTGATATAGTTGATACCTATCGTAAcgggttgacgggtcagattCACCATATTCCGACCTGTACAGCAAGGTAGCACAGCTTAAGTGATGCGCACCTCTCCTCGTAGAAAAGTCGAAAAGAATTCTCCCTCttttcatattattttttcGGGGAACACTTTGCCTTTCTTTCGCCCTTCATTCTTTTCATTATTGGATGACAGCTCGTAGAACCATAATAGATACCACTATCATACAACGTATGGGTATTGGCATGATCactttataaaaataaattgcaacaccCATTTGCACATTTGCAAGTAGCTAGGACTCTTTAATAATTCAGCGTGGCATGGGATGGGAGCCATGGGGCGTTGCTTGTTGTAACGAATTAAATTGGGTGGAGGGTTAAATAACATATCGAGAACACTAGCTAGTCTCAATCCAACTCACCGCTCACAAAAACATTAGAGAGTAAAACAACTCCAGAAAATGTTATCTTGTTTGCGATCTGACCAGCTGTCAATTTAGTTTCATGGATGATAACCTTCACTGTCAGCCGGCCAGCTCAGATCTCCGTCTACCTATGTGTTTATATACGTGTTCAAGTCTTCAAGGTAGCATAAGAAAGATGAATTTACTCGTAGGCAGGTAGCTAGGCTAGCAGTAGCCATGTAGGATTATTGTGGAACATCCAGCATGATCAGATTATTCAGATAGACAGGCACACCAACCGTGCATGTGGCGGACTTACCAACCTCATTAATTTGGTCCTGCCTACGCATTGCTGATCTGTAATAACCTCAGCTGGTTCAGAATCTTCCATGGATCATGTCCACTACGCTTAGTGTCCTTTTGTATTACTCACACTTGGCACCACGCCATTGCTGTTACCTAGTGGCCAGTAGTACTAGTAAGTTAAACTACCTCCCAAAACAATTGTCAGTGCTGCTTAATTACTAGCCATGCGCgttaaaaaacaaaactaaccACATGAATCTGTATTTTGACCAGATCTCTGACGTCGGAATCGTCCATGACCCGGAGCACCAGCCGGAGGCTGCGGTCCTGGCTGAGCACACTGCACGGCGGGGACGGAGGAgacgcgcgggcgcggcgggagcagcggaAAGGCTGGATGGTGACGATCCACGACCTGTCGGGCTCcccagtggcggcggcgtccatggtGACCCCGTTTGTGCCGTCCCCGGGCTCCGGCCGCGTCTCCCGGGCCAACCCGGGGGCCTGGCTCATCCTCCAGCCCACGGGCGCCGGCCCGTCAAGCTGGAAGCCCTGGGCCCGGCTGGAGGCCTGGCGCGAGCGCGGGCCCATCGACGCGCTGGGCTACCGGCTCGAGCTGGTCTTTGATTCGGGCCCTGTCGAGTGCGCCGTCCCCATCGCCGAGTCGTCCATCAGCACCAAGCGCGGCGGCCAGTTCGTGATCGACCCGGCCACGTTCCCcgagggcgccgccggcgcatcGTGGCCGTTCGCTGGTGGGTTCGTGATGGGGTCcacggtggagggcgaggggaAGGCGAGCCGGCCCACCGTGCAGGTCGGCGTGCAGCACGCGTCGTGCATGGGCGACGTGGCCGTGTTCGTCGCGCTCTCCGCTGCCGTCGATCTCTGTATGGACGCCTGCAAGCTCTTCTCGCAGAGGCTCAGGAAGGAGCTGTGCCAGGACCAAGACGACTAGTGGTATTATGGAAGTGATGGGTCAAGAATTTTAGTTCCTTCTTGTGGAAGTGATGGCCTGTGGCTGTTTCTTTTAGTCTAGGCTTGGTCGGATCACAAGAACACTGATCGAACGGGGTGCGTCTATTCTTTCATTACGATATTCTTTCGATTCTTTGTAGTATACGTCTATGTTCTTGTCAGCTCGTCTTGTTTGAAAAATTGAGTAGTGATTTTAGTTGCAACTTTATGTGTTACCCGTGTTTGTTCGATTCTGTCGGTGCCTGAACTGATCCGACACCAGGGCTCAAACACATCCCTTTTGTTCGTGGAGGGCGAGGGTGCTGTGTTGGCGATGCGGAACAACAAACGCACTGATGCACACGTAACGCAATGAGACACATGTGATTaatttactcaggttcggaCCGCCGAAGTCTAATACCCTATGTCCTATTTGTCAGGATGCTTTATGAAGTTTGGGTGTTTACACTGTCCCTGGGACGCTCAACCAGCTCCCGAGGGCTCCCTATGCTAGATCTATTTCCTACTCCTCTGGCTGAGATGAACTACTGGTTGTCTTCTCTCAGCAACTCCCTGTCTAACCTTCCTACACATCCCTTGGTCCTTATTTTATACtgcaaggggataccacacaTGGGCACTCTTTCTCGACGCGTGTCACGTGCCTTGACGGGCGGCACTGGCCGTCAGAGCTTCCCCTCCACGCGTCCCTCCTGCCTCTGGGTTGACAAGACCGATCGCGCCGTTTAATCCGCCTTGACCAGTCGGCGCGGGTCTTGTCTTGTCGAGGAACAGGGGAGATCCCCTACCTGCATGCGCTTGTCGTGGCGTGCCCTCCTCTGCAAAGCTGCTACTCGGGCGCTTACGGGATGCGCCACGTGTCACTTGCTTTCTGCACACACGCAAACTCCCTTCCCAGGGTCCAAGCCCCCCAGGTGGGCTCATTAGTTTCGCGGGGGTCAAACCCCCAGGT
The Brachypodium distachyon strain Bd21 chromosome 2, Brachypodium_distachyon_v3.0, whole genome shotgun sequence genome window above contains:
- the LOC100822437 gene encoding uncharacterized protein LOC100822437 is translated as MEPCAFVRLTVDQLLLKLPSVPRPNSAAAGVHPSTSPCFCTLHLHDHPSSLSRTAPLPLASACAANRVPGADPVVALSLDAAAVQRLSARPAELVVTVHAGQAGGSAAAAGCGMMGAGRALGRVRVPVDVARAAAGETVVARDGWVDVGKKQQSSASASHGRAQIHMVVRAEPDPRYVFQFGGEPECGPVVYQVPGGGAGAGQRQPVFTCRFSAGRRADRTRSLTSESSMTRSTSRRLRSWLSTLHGGDGGDARARREQRKGWMVTIHDLSGSPVAAASMVTPFVPSPGSGRVSRANPGAWLILQPTGAGPSSWKPWARLEAWRERGPIDALGYRLELVFDSGPVECAVPIAESSISTKRGGQFVIDPATFPEGAAGASWPFAGGFVMGSTVEGEGKASRPTVQVGVQHASCMGDVAVFVALSAAVDLCMDACKLFSQRLRKELCQDQDD